Proteins encoded in a region of the Paramagnetospirillum magneticum AMB-1 genome:
- a CDS encoding putative Ig domain-containing protein: MGASATDLKSYLHISDTDSGQTETLTQSSGPSHGTLSISGLTGSSGSANITPAGTVTYTPTAGYTGTDTFSIQVSDGTATATKTFNITVNDAPSITGASAGQTVNDNATVSPFTNVTIADNGTSDGTTAQTQTVTIALGNSLKGYFSTLSGFTNQGAGNYTFSGTATAATTAIRGLVFTPTANRVAVGSTETTSMTISVSDGVASTVTDYATSVISTSINDTPTNISLSASSVAENSTAGTAVGTLSSTDADSGDSFTYSLVGGATDKFQISGSQLQVKSGANLDYETATSHSVTVRTTDAQGAFYEKAFTVTVTNVNETPTNIALSAATVPENSGAGTVVGNLTTTDPDSGNTLTYSLVGGATSKFQISGSQLQVKAGANLDYETATSHSVTVRSTDQGGLTYDKAFTITVSNVNDPPTVSINEGATVTQSQSVTINATRLVAYDGEQAAGSLTYTVGTAPAAGTLYRNNVALSAGSTFTQTDVNTGLITYTHGGGGGTSDNFTFTVADGVSGSTALTTFAITVNRNPTGAIAGTTWSGSGAKTYTFNAFTDADNDTLSYSAKLQSGATLPSWLSLNSSTRTFSGNPPAGVSSLAIRVTASDGKGGTGTADFTLTITNANDTATVANAIPDQTWTGSGAKSYQVPAATFSVDPDGDALTYSATLQGGGALPSWLSFDTASRTFSGNPPAGVGPFNITVTANDGNGGTVSDTFVLTLATANDAPVLVTPLSPQTISGPGVWSYTVPSGTFSDADNDTLTWSATKADGSALPAWLSFNAGTLVLSGNAPNNLPQVDVKISVSDGNGGSASSTFRLNIDQNTSNDAPVVANTISNQTWTGAGSKTFQVPSNVFTDADGDTLSLSATLTGGGALPSWLSFNPQTWAFTGNPPASADGQTYAITVSANDNEGGSISTAFNLTIASANDTPFLANGISDQSMSGSGSWSYQVPVNTFTDADGDAITWSATQGDGSALPSWLSFNASTRTFSGNPPSSVSSLVLKVTGTDPSAAAVSSTFTLRVSDVNDVPVLANPVGPQYMSGPGAWSFQVPSNTFTDADSDTLTWSATQTDGSSLPSWLSFDANTRTFSGNPPWGAPNLSLKVAVSDGNGGSASTSFLLSIDQSTTNDIPTVANAIPAQTFDGAGSWTYQVPGNTFADGDGDQLSASATLSSGAALPSWMTFNTSTWTFSGNPPASANGQTYALKVTATDNQQGSISSTFNLTVTNANDTPTVANAIAEQSWSGSGAKSFQFNSNVFNDADGDTLTYSATKADGTALPSWLSFNASSRTFSGNPPSSLSYIDLKITASDGNGGSKSTTFRQLISGANDTPTSGTPGGGSLGSGGSYKIPSGTFSDPDSDPLTYTAKGPNNTPLPSWLKFDPTTQTFSGTPPQGTNGSLAVTVTATDSSGAAVSSVINLSYNNPSPPPPPPPPPPPPPVVEAPKPPPPPPSEGPALITSIRAAVSDNGAFTQGSSGLGSNAFTSRIASVTSGGGFQVVVSAPPVNSVSDGALFVAKGIPAVVMDSKVINFAVPVDAFGHTSAEAGIQLAAKMSDGRPLPPWMSFDATRGVFVGEAPEGFKGSLAVVVVARDNGGHEVATTFRIQVGGGAVTEGQAPAKPSAQDRDNPAPQGQRNGDLAPSRDGKPLRTGDLHHTGKLAFTQQLKQAGRHAAMARLARWG; encoded by the coding sequence GTGGGTGCGTCCGCCACCGACCTGAAATCCTACCTCCACATCAGTGATACGGATTCCGGCCAGACGGAGACCTTGACCCAGAGCAGCGGCCCCAGCCATGGAACGTTGAGCATTTCAGGACTCACCGGATCGTCGGGCAGCGCCAATATCACGCCCGCCGGTACCGTCACCTATACGCCGACCGCAGGCTACACCGGCACGGACACCTTCAGTATTCAGGTGAGCGACGGCACGGCGACGGCGACCAAGACCTTCAATATCACCGTCAACGACGCGCCTTCCATCACCGGCGCCAGTGCCGGGCAGACGGTCAACGACAATGCCACCGTCTCGCCGTTCACCAATGTGACCATTGCCGACAACGGTACGTCGGATGGAACCACTGCGCAGACCCAGACGGTAACCATCGCACTGGGCAATTCTCTCAAGGGCTATTTCAGCACGCTTTCCGGCTTCACCAACCAGGGCGCAGGGAACTACACCTTCAGCGGTACGGCTACTGCGGCCACCACGGCCATCCGGGGGCTGGTATTCACGCCCACCGCCAACCGGGTCGCGGTAGGGTCCACCGAGACCACCTCCATGACCATCTCCGTCAGTGATGGCGTGGCCTCGACGGTTACGGACTACGCCACCTCGGTTATCTCCACCTCCATCAACGACACGCCCACCAATATCTCGCTGTCCGCGTCCAGCGTGGCGGAGAACAGCACGGCGGGAACGGCGGTCGGCACTCTGTCGTCCACCGATGCCGATAGCGGGGACAGCTTCACCTACTCCCTGGTGGGCGGCGCCACCGACAAGTTCCAGATTTCCGGCAGTCAGTTGCAGGTGAAGTCCGGGGCCAACCTGGACTACGAGACGGCGACCAGCCATTCGGTGACGGTGCGCACTACAGATGCGCAAGGAGCGTTCTACGAAAAGGCGTTCACTGTCACGGTGACCAATGTCAACGAGACGCCCACCAATATCGCCCTGTCGGCGGCGACGGTTCCGGAAAACAGCGGCGCCGGTACGGTGGTGGGTAATCTCACGACCACCGACCCGGACAGCGGCAACACCTTAACCTATTCGCTGGTGGGAGGGGCCACATCCAAGTTCCAGATCTCGGGCAGCCAGTTGCAGGTGAAGGCCGGGGCCAATCTGGACTACGAGACGGCGACCAGTCATTCGGTGACCGTCCGCTCCACCGATCAGGGCGGCCTGACCTATGACAAGGCATTCACCATTACGGTGAGCAATGTCAACGACCCGCCCACCGTCAGCATCAATGAGGGTGCCACCGTCACCCAGAGCCAGTCGGTTACCATCAATGCCACCCGGTTGGTGGCCTATGACGGCGAGCAGGCGGCGGGCAGCCTGACCTATACCGTCGGCACGGCTCCGGCCGCCGGGACTCTTTACCGCAACAACGTTGCATTGAGCGCCGGGTCCACCTTCACCCAGACCGACGTCAATACCGGCCTGATCACCTATACCCATGGCGGTGGCGGCGGCACCTCGGACAATTTCACCTTCACGGTCGCCGATGGGGTTTCGGGCTCGACGGCGCTCACCACCTTCGCCATCACCGTCAACCGTAACCCCACAGGCGCCATCGCCGGTACCACCTGGAGCGGTTCAGGGGCCAAGACCTATACGTTCAACGCCTTCACCGACGCGGATAACGACACGCTCAGCTATTCGGCCAAGCTGCAAAGCGGCGCGACACTGCCGTCCTGGCTTTCCTTGAACTCCTCGACCAGGACTTTTTCGGGTAATCCACCGGCGGGGGTTTCCAGCTTGGCCATCCGGGTGACGGCCAGCGACGGCAAGGGCGGCACTGGAACCGCCGACTTCACGCTGACCATCACCAACGCCAACGATACCGCCACAGTGGCCAACGCCATTCCAGACCAGACCTGGACGGGATCGGGCGCCAAGAGCTATCAGGTGCCTGCAGCCACCTTCTCGGTTGATCCGGACGGCGATGCGCTGACCTATTCTGCGACTTTGCAGGGCGGCGGGGCACTGCCCAGTTGGCTGAGCTTTGATACCGCCAGCCGCACGTTCTCTGGCAACCCGCCCGCCGGGGTGGGGCCATTCAACATCACGGTGACCGCCAATGACGGCAATGGCGGCACGGTTTCGGATACCTTCGTGCTGACACTGGCTACCGCCAATGATGCGCCCGTGCTGGTGACACCGTTGTCGCCCCAGACCATTTCGGGGCCGGGAGTGTGGAGCTACACGGTGCCGTCGGGAACCTTTTCCGATGCCGACAATGACACATTGACCTGGAGCGCCACCAAGGCTGATGGCTCGGCACTACCAGCCTGGCTGTCGTTCAACGCTGGCACCTTGGTGCTGTCGGGCAACGCCCCCAATAACCTACCGCAGGTGGACGTTAAGATCAGTGTGTCGGATGGCAATGGCGGCTCCGCCTCGTCCACCTTCCGTCTCAACATCGACCAGAACACCAGCAACGACGCTCCAGTGGTGGCCAACACCATCAGCAACCAGACTTGGACCGGGGCGGGCTCCAAGACCTTCCAGGTGCCAAGCAACGTTTTCACGGACGCCGATGGTGACACGCTCAGCCTTTCCGCGACCCTGACCGGAGGCGGGGCTTTGCCGTCCTGGCTGAGTTTCAACCCGCAGACCTGGGCATTTACCGGCAATCCACCGGCTTCGGCCGATGGCCAGACCTATGCCATCACGGTCAGTGCCAACGATAATGAAGGTGGCAGCATCTCGACTGCCTTCAACCTGACCATCGCCAGCGCCAATGACACGCCGTTCCTGGCGAATGGCATTTCCGACCAGAGCATGAGCGGCTCCGGCAGTTGGAGCTATCAGGTTCCGGTCAACACCTTCACCGATGCCGACGGCGATGCCATCACCTGGAGCGCCACCCAGGGCGACGGCTCTGCCTTGCCCTCCTGGCTGTCCTTCAACGCCAGCACCCGCACCTTCTCGGGCAATCCGCCGTCCAGCGTCTCCAGTCTGGTCCTCAAGGTGACCGGCACCGACCCGTCGGCGGCGGCGGTGTCGAGCACATTCACGCTTAGGGTCTCGGACGTCAACGACGTGCCGGTCCTGGCCAATCCGGTCGGCCCGCAATACATGAGTGGCCCAGGCGCCTGGAGCTTCCAGGTGCCCAGCAACACCTTCACCGACGCCGATAGCGATACGCTGACCTGGAGCGCGACCCAAACAGACGGCTCGTCCCTGCCAAGCTGGCTATCCTTCGACGCCAACACCCGCACCTTCTCGGGCAACCCGCCTTGGGGGGCGCCCAACCTGTCCCTGAAGGTGGCCGTGTCCGATGGCAATGGCGGATCTGCCTCGACCAGCTTCCTGCTGTCCATCGACCAAAGCACCACCAACGACATCCCCACGGTGGCCAATGCCATTCCGGCCCAGACCTTCGACGGGGCGGGAAGCTGGACCTACCAGGTGCCGGGCAACACCTTCGCCGATGGTGACGGCGACCAACTGAGTGCCAGCGCCACCCTGTCCAGCGGCGCGGCCCTGCCGTCCTGGATGACGTTCAACACCAGCACCTGGACCTTCTCGGGCAATCCACCGGCCTCGGCCAACGGTCAGACCTATGCTTTGAAGGTGACGGCCACCGATAACCAGCAGGGGTCGATCAGTTCCACCTTCAACCTGACGGTGACCAACGCCAACGACACCCCCACGGTGGCCAATGCCATCGCCGAGCAAAGCTGGAGTGGTTCCGGGGCAAAGAGCTTCCAGTTCAACAGCAACGTCTTCAACGACGCCGACGGCGACACCCTGACCTACAGCGCCACCAAGGCGGACGGTACGGCCCTGCCCAGTTGGCTGTCATTTAATGCTTCGAGTCGCACCTTCAGCGGCAATCCGCCCAGCAGCCTGTCCTATATCGACCTGAAGATCACCGCGTCTGACGGCAACGGTGGCAGCAAATCCACCACCTTCCGTCAGTTGATCTCGGGCGCCAACGACACACCGACCTCTGGGACACCGGGTGGAGGCTCGCTGGGGAGCGGCGGTTCCTACAAGATCCCCTCTGGCACATTCTCGGACCCTGACAGTGATCCGCTGACCTATACCGCCAAGGGGCCAAACAATACGCCCTTGCCGTCCTGGCTGAAGTTCGACCCGACCACCCAGACCTTCAGCGGCACACCGCCCCAGGGAACCAATGGATCCCTGGCTGTGACGGTGACAGCGACCGATTCGTCGGGGGCTGCGGTGTCCAGCGTGATCAACCTCAGTTACAACAATCCGTCTCCGCCACCACCACCTCCGCCGCCGCCGCCGCCACCGCCGGTCGTCGAGGCTCCCAAGCCGCCACCACCTCCCCCGTCCGAGGGACCGGCATTGATTACGTCGATCCGGGCGGCGGTCTCGGATAATGGCGCTTTCACCCAGGGAAGCTCCGGTCTTGGCAGCAATGCCTTTACCTCCCGGATCGCTTCCGTGACCAGTGGTGGTGGGTTCCAGGTGGTGGTGTCGGCGCCACCGGTCAACTCCGTCAGTGACGGCGCGTTGTTTGTCGCCAAGGGCATTCCTGCCGTGGTCATGGATTCCAAGGTCATCAATTTCGCCGTGCCCGTGGATGCTTTCGGTCATACCAGCGCAGAGGCTGGCATCCAACTTGCCGCCAAGATGAGCGATGGTCGCCCCTTGCCGCCTTGGATGAGCTTCGATGCGACGCGAGGTGTCTTCGTCGGTGAGGCTCCCGAGGGCTTTAAGGGATCCTTGGCGGTGGTCGTGGTTGCCCGCGACAACGGCGGGCACGAAGTCGCCACCACCTTCCGCATCCAGGTAGGTGGCGGCGCCGTCACAGAAGGCCAGGCACCCGCCAAGCCCTCGGCTCAGGATCGTGACAATCCTGCTCCGCAAGGACAACGGAACGGTGACCTTGCCCCATCGCGTGACGGCAAGCCGCTCCGAACTGGCGATCTTCATCATACTGGCAAGCTGGCCTTCACCCAGCAACTCAAGCAGGCCGGTCGCCATGCGGCCATGGCCCGTCTGGCGCGGTGGGGATGA
- a CDS encoding TolC family protein — MTANLSRLARLMAAVSTAALLSACAVTPTPFTADEFSAKAKADRAAMFEGQEVMAKPLTLADAVARVLKYNLDKRSKMMDEALALGQTSLDRFDLLPKLAANAGYTERSAPNATRSRDLYTQTTSTSNPSYSADRFSITNDLGLTWNILDFGVSYFTAHQNADRALIAQEKRRKTVNNLVQEVRFTFWRAAAAQTLKGKVTEVIANAEKALKDSERVEAEKLKNPTETLRIQKTLLESIRQLEAIDQELTTAKAELAALINVAPGSDFKLDVPEKGGMTIPAWDMPIEQMEEAALINNPDLREQDYQSRIAIDDTHKEILKLLPGVTLSFSRQYDSNSFLMENRWNDVGTKVTWNLINLLSAPDRLAHADSAEKVADAKRIALRMAVLAQVHVISHQFASATKQFERADKLWGIETRLAEASGNQQRGGTQNEIERISTETSAIAAELRRFQTYAQMQSAYGKLQATIGADPVPERVASHSLEGLSGAIVLAMPPVVKVDAVPQAAPAVIEAVKPDVSTEPEQRDVVADALGWLGRTIADKVQELSAPTKEATAPTVQAPPPVTVPVSVTVDPAASQVAQANPPDRPIDWLGRPINW; from the coding sequence ATGACCGCCAATCTGTCTCGCTTGGCCCGCCTGATGGCCGCCGTGTCCACCGCCGCCCTGCTGTCGGCCTGCGCGGTGACACCGACGCCGTTCACCGCCGACGAGTTCTCGGCCAAGGCCAAGGCCGACCGCGCCGCCATGTTCGAGGGCCAAGAGGTGATGGCCAAGCCGTTGACCCTGGCGGACGCGGTGGCCCGCGTGCTGAAGTACAATCTGGATAAGCGGTCCAAGATGATGGACGAAGCCCTGGCGCTGGGCCAGACCAGTCTCGACCGCTTCGACCTTCTGCCCAAGCTGGCGGCAAATGCGGGCTATACCGAGCGCTCGGCCCCCAACGCCACAAGGTCGCGGGATCTGTATACCCAGACCACCAGCACCTCGAACCCCAGCTATTCGGCGGACCGTTTTTCCATCACCAATGATCTGGGTCTGACCTGGAACATCCTGGATTTCGGCGTCAGCTACTTCACCGCCCACCAGAATGCCGACCGGGCGCTCATCGCCCAGGAAAAGCGGCGCAAGACCGTCAACAATCTGGTCCAGGAGGTCCGCTTCACCTTCTGGCGGGCCGCCGCCGCCCAGACCCTGAAGGGCAAGGTCACCGAGGTGATCGCCAATGCCGAAAAGGCGTTGAAGGATTCCGAGCGGGTCGAGGCCGAAAAGCTGAAGAACCCCACCGAGACGCTTCGTATCCAAAAGACCCTGCTGGAAAGCATCCGCCAGTTGGAGGCCATCGACCAGGAGCTGACCACCGCCAAGGCCGAGCTTGCGGCGCTGATCAACGTGGCGCCAGGCAGCGACTTCAAGCTGGACGTGCCTGAAAAGGGCGGCATGACCATCCCCGCCTGGGACATGCCCATCGAGCAGATGGAAGAGGCGGCGCTGATCAACAACCCCGATCTACGGGAACAGGATTATCAGAGCCGCATCGCCATTGACGATACCCACAAGGAAATCCTGAAGCTGCTGCCGGGCGTGACGCTGTCCTTCTCGCGCCAGTACGATTCCAACTCGTTCCTGATGGAGAACCGCTGGAACGATGTGGGCACCAAGGTCACCTGGAACCTGATCAACCTGCTATCGGCCCCGGATCGGCTGGCCCATGCCGACAGTGCCGAGAAGGTTGCCGACGCCAAGCGCATCGCGTTGCGCATGGCGGTCTTGGCCCAGGTCCATGTGATCTCGCATCAGTTCGCCAGCGCCACCAAGCAGTTCGAGCGAGCCGACAAGCTGTGGGGCATCGAGACCCGTCTGGCCGAAGCCTCGGGCAACCAGCAGCGCGGCGGCACCCAGAACGAGATCGAGAGGATCAGCACCGAGACCTCGGCCATCGCCGCCGAACTACGCCGTTTCCAGACCTATGCCCAGATGCAGTCGGCCTATGGCAAGCTGCAAGCCACCATCGGCGCCGATCCGGTGCCGGAGCGGGTGGCGTCGCACTCGCTGGAAGGCTTGTCGGGAGCCATCGTCCTGGCCATGCCGCCGGTGGTGAAGGTCGATGCCGTGCCGCAGGCCGCTCCCGCCGTCATCGAAGCCGTGAAGCCTGATGTTTCGACCGAACCTGAACAGCGCGACGTGGTTGCCGATGCTCTGGGCTGGTTGGGCCGCACCATTGCCGACAAGGTCCAGGAACTCTCCGCCCCGACCAAGGAGGCCACAGCTCCGACTGTCCAAGCACCTCCGCCCGTGACGGTGCCGGTTTCCGTGACCGTTGATCCCGCTGCCTCCCAGGTCGCTCAGGCCAATCCGCCAGATCGCCCTATCGACTGGTTGGGGCGCCCCATCAACTGGTAG
- a CDS encoding ELWxxDGT repeat protein, translated as MFDGAAAMDAAHAPPDSAAKALIPDSPAPVQVRAADQSQDGGKKQVVFVDTSVADYKTLEAAVGDGIEIQEISGVQSGLAQIAKWAETQSGYDSISILSHGSQGVLTLGSDTLDASNLSGAVTQAELAQIGHALKAGGDLMLYGCDVAKGEDGQHFIETLAEATGADVAASDNTTGRNGDWRLERSTGTITSSAIDVPDYAAALAVTTNIWVSDGTSGGTSILKEINPGSSSNPKDLIVFNGKLFFTATDSTNGRELWVTDGTEAGTQLVKDIRPGSSDAFNSSYNQFVVCNGWLYFAANNGTNGAELWRTDGTTANTQMVTDLWSGSSGGVSTGASQTIAALNNTLYFVGNSSAAGSQLWSYDGTTVSRVHTVWVSKVIAASDKLFLAANDTNLGHYDQLWKSDGTTGGTVAVKDFGSASMVWSNTSYATFSFSTVGDKLYFSPYTSTYGAEPWVSDGTTAGTILLKDIVAGGTTAGYPASGNSSASGGFFQWTAGDGKVYFTTQSGDLYSTDGTAAGTAKVNGISSVYGFESSTATMYLGGNDGTNGNELLSWDRTSLGLIKDINSGSSSAMPVYLTKMGGNFYFTPFQLNDSNGAELWKSDGTSGGTALVKDINSGSSGSNIASITVYNNKLYFSARSAQPNTTPSFVTGTAQSLSVAFNGAAVDLKSYLHVSDSDSSQTETWSQSVAPSHGTLSFSSATATSGSTDVTPGGTITYTPTTGYSGSDTFTVQVSDGNGGTATRVFNVTVASNVSPTFVTATAKTLSVSYNSAAIDLKPELHISDSDSSQTETWSQSVAPSHGSLSFSSATATSGSTDVTPGGTITYTPTTGYSGTDTFTVQVSDGTVTATRVFNITIAAKPADPAPPPPPPPPSAPPAPPVVVAPPVQPQPIAEPPKTIVRDTTPTPVFAPIQPPSPPAAPPVSDAPKGPSAGPTSDAPKTPVGEAPKVAVPLAPVVVAPPVIPVVMTPQFTPTASDGGFRVPVVTATQGGPPVEGLLALRPEVQVPPLTDGPMRVTIPLDAFVHSRSDAVVTLSAARVTGQPLPSWLNFDSRSGTLAGQPPADFKGTMVVRIVARDDKGQEATITVRINGLPEKTGAVQDSNVIKLGHHLRDKPTGKIAFTQQLKMAARNAAIRFS; from the coding sequence ATGTTTGATGGTGCTGCGGCGATGGATGCCGCTCATGCCCCACCTGATTCGGCGGCCAAGGCGCTAATCCCCGATTCTCCCGCCCCAGTGCAGGTGCGGGCCGCCGATCAGTCCCAGGATGGCGGCAAGAAGCAAGTGGTGTTCGTCGATACCTCGGTTGCCGATTACAAGACCCTGGAAGCGGCGGTCGGTGACGGCATTGAAATCCAGGAAATCAGTGGGGTTCAGAGTGGTCTGGCCCAGATTGCCAAGTGGGCAGAGACCCAATCGGGCTATGACAGCATTTCCATCCTGTCCCATGGCTCGCAAGGCGTGCTGACACTCGGCAGCGACACCCTGGACGCTTCCAACCTTTCCGGCGCTGTCACCCAGGCCGAGTTGGCCCAGATCGGCCATGCCTTGAAGGCTGGCGGTGACCTGATGCTGTATGGTTGCGATGTTGCCAAGGGAGAAGACGGCCAGCACTTCATCGAGACCCTGGCGGAGGCTACGGGTGCCGATGTGGCCGCATCGGACAATACGACCGGTCGCAATGGCGACTGGCGCCTGGAGCGCAGCACAGGAACCATCACTTCCTCCGCCATTGATGTCCCTGACTATGCCGCCGCCCTGGCCGTGACCACCAACATCTGGGTGTCGGATGGCACCTCGGGTGGGACATCCATCCTGAAGGAGATCAATCCGGGGAGCAGCAGTAATCCGAAGGATCTGATCGTCTTCAACGGCAAACTCTTCTTCACCGCCACCGACTCGACCAACGGCCGCGAGCTTTGGGTCACCGATGGCACCGAGGCGGGAACGCAACTGGTCAAGGACATCCGGCCCGGCAGCAGCGATGCCTTCAACAGCAGCTACAATCAGTTCGTGGTGTGCAACGGCTGGCTCTACTTCGCGGCCAACAACGGCACCAATGGGGCCGAGTTGTGGCGGACGGACGGCACCACGGCCAACACCCAGATGGTCACCGATCTGTGGAGTGGTAGCAGTGGCGGCGTCAGCACGGGGGCCTCGCAGACGATAGCGGCGCTCAACAACACTCTCTACTTCGTCGGCAATTCCAGCGCTGCCGGAAGCCAACTGTGGTCATACGATGGAACCACCGTATCCCGGGTTCATACCGTCTGGGTATCCAAGGTCATCGCCGCCAGTGACAAGCTGTTCCTGGCCGCCAATGACACCAATTTGGGGCACTATGACCAATTGTGGAAAAGTGACGGCACCACGGGCGGTACCGTGGCGGTCAAGGATTTCGGCTCCGCCAGCATGGTCTGGAGCAACACTTCATATGCAACTTTTTCGTTTAGCACGGTGGGCGACAAACTCTATTTCTCACCCTATACCTCCACCTACGGGGCCGAGCCCTGGGTTTCGGACGGCACTACGGCGGGAACCATCCTGCTGAAAGACATTGTTGCCGGAGGCACCACTGCCGGATATCCCGCGTCGGGCAATTCGAGTGCTTCCGGCGGCTTCTTCCAATGGACCGCCGGTGACGGCAAGGTCTACTTCACTACCCAATCGGGGGATCTGTACAGCACCGACGGCACTGCCGCCGGAACCGCCAAGGTTAACGGTATTTCCAGCGTTTACGGGTTCGAGTCCTCGACTGCCACTATGTATCTCGGCGGCAATGATGGGACCAACGGCAACGAATTGCTGAGCTGGGACAGAACGTCCCTCGGTCTGATCAAGGATATCAATTCTGGCAGTAGCAGCGCCATGCCGGTCTACCTCACCAAGATGGGGGGGAATTTCTACTTCACCCCCTTCCAGCTCAACGACAGCAACGGCGCCGAATTGTGGAAAAGCGACGGCACCAGCGGCGGAACAGCTCTGGTCAAGGACATCAATTCCGGCTCGTCGGGCAGCAACATCGCCAGCATCACTGTCTACAACAACAAACTCTACTTCTCCGCCCGCAGCGCCCAGCCGAACACCACGCCGTCCTTCGTCACTGGCACGGCACAATCCCTGTCGGTCGCCTTCAACGGTGCGGCCGTTGATCTGAAATCCTACCTGCACGTCAGCGATTCGGATTCCAGCCAGACCGAAACCTGGAGCCAGTCGGTGGCGCCCAGCCATGGAACCCTGTCGTTTTCCAGCGCCACGGCTACATCCGGCAGCACGGATGTGACACCGGGCGGCACCATTACCTATACGCCGACCACCGGCTATTCTGGGTCAGACACCTTCACGGTTCAGGTCAGCGACGGCAATGGTGGCACCGCGACGCGAGTGTTCAACGTCACGGTGGCGTCCAATGTCTCGCCCACCTTCGTTACTGCCACCGCCAAGACCCTGTCGGTCAGTTACAACAGCGCCGCCATCGATCTGAAGCCTGAACTGCACATCAGCGATTCGGATTCCAGCCAGACCGAGACCTGGAGCCAGAGTGTGGCGCCCAGTCACGGCTCCCTGTCGTTTTCCAGTGCCACGGCCACATCGGGCTCCACGGACGTGACGCCGGGCGGCACTATCACCTATACCCCGACCACGGGCTATTCGGGCACCGACACCTTCACCGTTCAGGTCAGCGACGGTACCGTGACAGCAACCCGGGTGTTCAATATCACGATTGCGGCCAAGCCTGCCGATCCGGCCCCGCCACCACCTCCCCCACCGCCGTCCGCGCCGCCCGCGCCGCCGGTGGTGGTGGCTCCGCCGGTTCAGCCTCAGCCCATCGCTGAGCCGCCAAAGACCATTGTCCGTGATACCACGCCGACACCCGTCTTCGCGCCGATACAGCCTCCGTCACCACCGGCCGCGCCGCCTGTTTCCGACGCCCCCAAGGGGCCGTCGGCAGGACCGACCAGTGACGCCCCGAAAACGCCGGTGGGCGAAGCCCCCAAGGTCGCGGTTCCGCTTGCTCCCGTGGTGGTGGCGCCGCCGGTGATCCCGGTGGTGATGACGCCGCAATTCACGCCGACCGCATCGGATGGCGGATTCCGCGTTCCCGTGGTGACCGCCACCCAAGGTGGGCCGCCAGTCGAAGGGCTGCTCGCACTGCGTCCCGAGGTTCAGGTGCCTCCGCTTACCGATGGCCCCATGAGGGTCACCATTCCGCTGGATGCCTTTGTCCACAGTCGTTCCGATGCGGTGGTGACACTGAGCGCGGCTCGCGTGACGGGGCAACCCCTGCCGTCGTGGCTTAACTTCGACTCGCGCTCCGGCACCTTGGCGGGGCAGCCTCCCGCCGACTTCAAGGGGACCATGGTGGTCCGCATCGTCGCCCGCGACGACAAGGGCCAGGAAGCCACCATTACGGTCCGCATCAACGGCCTACCCGAGAAGACCGGGGCCGTCCAGGACAGCAACGTGATCAAGCTGGGCCATCACCTCCGCGACAAGCCGACGGGCAAGATCGCCTTCACCCAACAACTCAAGATGGCCGCGCGTAACGCCGCCATCCGCTTTTCCTAA